The DNA region GTAGTTTGATGATATTTGAAAAGTTTGCAAATCTGAAATATAAATATGGAAATAGGCACTTTTGGTGTAGAGGTTTCTATGTTGATACAGTAGGAAGAAATAAAAAAGCAATACAAGAATATATAAAAAATCAACAACAAGAAGATATGATCGCCGACCAAATAAGTATCAAAGAATATGCAGACCCTTTTAAGGGTAGCAAGTAACGATAAAATGCGGCTGGCGGGACTTTTTAAGTGCCTTAAGGCACAACGCTGGTAATATGCCCTTATAGGGCTGAGGAAATACCACCAGCTAAGCTGGTGGATTTTTATTCGTTTTTCTTAAAAATAACTATAGATGAATATAGTCCAAAACAAAGAGTTGAAAATATTTATAACTAAAAACTACCTAATGTGCTAAAATATATCATCAATTGTTATAAATATGTAAAAAATCATAAATAATAGGTTTTTATTGATTACATCTATTTTAATTCATGTTATAATTATATTAAAATTGATGTTAAAAATTAATGTATATTCTGGAGATTAAATTGTGAGAGTCAAACTTGAACTATTTAAAAGAGGAATGGCATGGTTTGATGTAGGAACATACGCTATGTAATTTACAGTATATGAAATAGATACAGTATATTTCATATACTGTAATAATATAAAATTATAACTATTTTTAGGGGGATGATTATAATATGAGTAAAATAAGAAAAGCAGTTATACCTGCAGCAGGTCTTGGAACGAGGTTTTTACCAGCAACAAAAGCACAACCAAAGGAAATGCTTCCAATAGTGGATAAACCAACTATACAGTACATAATAGAAGAAGCAGTAGCATCTGGAATAGAAGAAATACTTATAATTACAGGAAGAAATAAAAGGTCTATAGAGGATCACTTTGATAAGTCTGTAGAATTAGAATTAGAACTTGAAAATCACAATAAGGCGGAATTACTAAAGGTAGTAAAAGACATAACTAATTTAGCTAATATACATTTTATAAGACAAAAGGAACCTAAGGGACTTGGACATGCTATTCATTGTGCAAAGAGTTTTGTAGGTGAAGAACCTTTTGCTGTAATGCTTGGTGATGACGTAGTGGATGCTGAAGTGCCATGCTTGAAGCAGCTTATAAATTGCTATGATGAATATAAAACATCAATTTTAGGAGTTCAACAGGTAGAAAAAAGTCAGGTATCTAAATATGGAATAGTGAAAAATTTAGATATAGAAAAGGGTGTGTATAAGGTTAAAGATTTAATTGAAAAGCCCAATGTGGAAGAAGCACCTTCTAACATAGCAATCCTTGGAAGATATATACTAATGCCTGATATATTTGGAGTACTGGGAAAAACTAAACCGGGAAAAGGTGACGAAATACAGTTAACAGATGCTTTAAAAACTTTACTGGAACACCAGGCTATTTATGCTTATGAATTTAAGGGAAGAAGATATGATGTAGGAGATAAGTTTGGATATTTACAAGCCACTGTAGATATGGCATTAAAAAGGGATGATTTAAGAGGTCCATTTATGGAGTATTTATCAAATTTATCTAAGAATGAAAGCTGGAAGTATTCATCTGATGAAAATAATGATCAAGTTGCAGCTACTAAAGTAGAAATTGATAAAAAAGTGGAAGTAACAAAATAAAGTCAAATTAAGTTAAAAGATGGGGGTTAAATTATGAATGAAGAAAACAATATAGACTTAAGTCAATTTGTCTATATGCTAAATAAGAGAAAATACATAATAATTGCAATTACTTTAGCGGCAGCTGTTATAGCTGGAATATTCAGTTATTTTGTAGCGTCACCTGTATACCAATCTAAAGTAACTGTAATTGTTGGAAAGAAAAATGATACAGGAAATTCTACTGTTCAGTATAATGATGTAATGATGTATCAAAATCTAACAAAAACCTATGCATCTATTGCTACTTCAAAGTTAGTTCAGGGAAAGGCAGCAGAAAAGCTTGGCAACGGTATCACTGGGGATAAATTAAGCGGGTCAATTACAGTTACTCCCGAGACTGGTACTCAGATATTGGATATAATTGCTCAGGGTGGTACACCTAAGGAAGCTTTAGACAGAGTTACGGCTGTTTCAGAAGCCTTTGTGGAGAATTCACCTAGTGTATACAATGCAGGTGAAGTAAATATTATGGATAAGGGTGAACTTCCAAAGGTTCCTGTTAAACCTAATAAGAAGCTGAATATTGCCATTGCATTTTTCTTAGGACTTATGATTTCTGTGGGTATATCATTTTTACTAGAATATATGGACAGTACATTAAAGACATCAGAAGATGTTAAAAGATATCTTGATTTACCAGTGCTGGGAACTATTCCTGTGCATGACGATATGTAAAATCAGCTATAAAAAGTTAATAAAGTATAGAAATATTTATTTTATCTTAAAAATGGTATGACAATTACGAGGGGGAGAAAGTAATGTTAATAGTTAAGGATAATCCTAAGTCACCTATATCAGAGGCATATAGAACACTTAGGACTAATATACAGTTTTCAAGTTTTGATAATAATTTAGATACGATTTTGGTTACCAGTTCAGGTCCTTCTGAGGGAAAGTCGGTTACAGCCTCTAATTTAGCTGTAGCTATGTCTGAAATAGGGAAAAAAGTACTCATAATAGACTGTGATTTGAGAAAGCCTTCAATTCATAAAAAATTTAATGTTTCTAATAACAAAGGACTTTCAAATTTATTAATTGGGCAGTCTGAGTTTGATGAAGTAGTTCAAAAATATACTGAAAACCTGTATGTTTTAACTTCCGGTACTGTACCACCAAATCCTTCAGAAATGCTTGAATCAAATAAGATGAAATCATTTTTGGAGGAAGCAGAGAGTAAATTTGATTTTGTATTAATTGATACACCGCCGGTTATAGCAGTAGCAGATGCTCAGATTCTTTCAACTATGGTTAAAGGGGTACTCCTGGTAATTGCCTCTGGAGAGGCAGAAATAGCAGGGGTTAAGAAAGCTAAGGAATTATTGGATCAGGTTAAAGCTAATATTATAGGAGTTGTGTTAAATAAAGAAAATATTAATAGTGGCAAGAAATATGGCTATTATCACTATTATTATGGACGAGATAAGAGTAAAAAGAAGGAGGAGTTAAAAAATAGCAATATAGGGGAGGCTATATCATGACATTTAAAGAAAATTATGACCATTGGTTAAAATCAGAGTATATTGATGAAAGCACAAAGGAAGAGCTAAAGGGTATAGAGGATGAAAAGGAAATAGAAGATAGATTTTATAGGGATCTAGAATTTGGTACAGGTGGCCTTAGAGGAGTTATAGCTGCAGGAAGCAATAGAATGAATGTATACACTATAGGTAAGGCTACTCAGGGACTAGCTGATTATTTAAATAAAAATTATAGGGGAGAAATTTCTGTTAGTATAGCTTATGATTCAAGGAATATGTCCAAAGAGTTTTCTGAAAGAGCAGCAGCAGTTTTGTGTGCTAATGGAATTATGGTAAATCTATTTGAGTCTTTAAGACCAACACCAATGCTTTCTTATACTGTTAGACATTTAAAAAGCAAAGCAGGGATAGTTGTAACGGCTTCACATAATCCTAAACAGTATAATGGTTACAAAGTTTATAACGAAGACGGGGGTCAGGTAACGGATAAGGCAGCTAAGGAAATACTGGATTGTATTAATGCAATAAGCGAATTTAAAAATGTAAAGACTATGGATTTAGAAAAGGCTAAAGAGTCTAAGCTTTTAAATATAATTGGTGAAGAAGTAGATAAAACATATATTGATAAGGTTAAAGCTCTTACAATAAGAGAAGAATTAGTAAAGAGCAATGCTAAGGATGTAAAAATAATATATACTCCTATTCATGGATCGGGAAATGTACCTGTGAGAAGAGTACTTAGTGAACTTGGATATGATAATGTATTTGTAGTAAAGGAACAGGAATTGCCAGATGGAAATTTTCCAACTGCATCCTATCCAAATCCAGAGCAGCCATCAGTATTTGAACTAGCATTAAATTTAGCTAAAGAAGTAAATCCTGATGTAATTTTTGGTACAGACCCTGATTGTGATAGAATCGGTGTAGTTGTAAAAGATAAGCAGGGAGAATATAGAGTATTGACTGGTAACCAAACAGGTGTACTTTTAACACATTATATTGTTTCATCTTTAAAGGAACTGAATAAATTGCCTAGAAATGGAGCAGTTATAAAAACCATAGTTACTTCTGAAATGGCAAGAAAAATAACTGAGGATTTTAATATTGAGCTTATAGATGTGCTTACTGGTTTTAAATATATAGGTGAGAAGATAAAGGAATTTGAAAAGACCGGATCAAATACATACTTATTTGGATTTGAAGAGAGCTATGGATATCTTGCTGGAACTTTTGTTAGAGATAAAGATGCAGTAATAGGAGCTACTCTAATATGTGAAATGGTATTATATTATAAGAATAAAGGATTAAGTTTGTATGACGCATTAATGGATCTTTATAATAAATATGGTTTTTATAAAGAAAGTTTAGTGTCTTTGGAACTTAAAGGTAAAGAGGGCCAGGAAAAAATTCAAAGAGCTTTAGAAAATTTAAGACATTCTATGGCACCTATTGTAGATGGAGTAAAGATAGTAAAGAGCTTTGACTATAAATTAAGTATAGAAAAGGATATACTAGAAAACTCAGAAATTGAAATAAAACTTCCAAAGTCCAATGTACTTAAATTCATATTAGAAGATGGTTCCTGGTTTGTTGTAAGACCATCAGGAACGGAACCAAAGATGAAGGTATATATGGCTGTAGTTGGCAGTGATCTTGACCATGCGGATAAAAAAATGGAGAACTTTAATAAAGCTGTTATGGAAATAATAAATAAAGCATGTAACAGCTAAAGGGTATGAAAGGAAATTTTAAAATGTTTGAAGTAAAGGAATATGAAGATAAGTATAAAATATATGAATTAATTGACACTGAAAGTAATTCATATATAAAAGTATGTCCCGAAAGAGGTGGCATAATAATAGGCTTTGGTATAAATGATACTGAAATGCTGTACCTGGATAAGGAAACCTTTTATGACTTGAATTCAAATATAAGAGGAGGAATCCCTATTTTATTTCCACTTTGCGGACAATTACCTGATGGTAAATATGAGCTGAATGGTTTGGAATATTCAATGAAAAATCATGGACTTGCCAGAATAAATAACTGGGAAGTTGTAGATAAATCAACAGGGGATAATGCTTCTATAACAATAAAATTTGAAAGTGATAATAATACTAAAAAATCTTACCCTTTTGATTTTGAATTTATATTAAAATATTCATTAAAGGGTGGTAAGCTAACTATTTCACATGAATTTAAAAATAAATCAGATAGTACTATGCCTATGTCAATAGGTTATCATCCATACTTTGATGTAAAAGATAAAACTAATGTTTATTATGATACAAATGCTACTGAATTATTAGATAGTAATGATATGAAAATTAAACTTTATTCCCGTGAAAATATTGATATATCAGAAAGTGTGGAATCCAAGCTGTTATTGGATCATATAGGGAACTCTTTTTCATTTAATTTAAAAGACCTCAATAGAAAGTTTACTTTTACCTATGATCATTATTTTAAATATATGGTTGTATGGTCAGTCATTGGAAAAGATTTTATATGTGTAGAACCATGGTCTGCCCAAAATAGTTCTCTCTATACTAAAAAGGATTTGATAAATATTAATCCGAATGAAAAACTGACGATGAATCTTTCTTTAGAGATTGAGATATAAGATATAGTATTTTTGATTATTTAATAAATGTTGTACAAAGTGGCTATAGGGTTATATAGCCACTTTATTTAATAGCAAATTTGGTCAAGTCTACAAAAAAATTAAGAAATGTCTTATCTATAATATAAGAGTATGTATGATTTTAGAATAAAAAATATATTGTTAGGAGGTTATATATGTATCCCTAATATATTTGTTAAAAAAGGTGAAGTCTATTTTGCAAAAAGTGGATTAGTTCATGCTATAGGGCAAGGTGTAATAATAGCTGAAATTCAACAAAACAGTAGCGCACGGAAGCTATATATAACTAATTCCTCCAAATATGCCACATTGCATTATTTGTGCCTCTTGCAAATACGTCAGTTCTGTTTGGTACCCAGGACACAGCTACAGGAGCCGAGGTTAATGTTCCGCCAAGACTTTTCCGGCCACTCCATCTGGAACCATTCCACCATTTGTGCCAAAGGGCATTATCAATGCTGCGTACAAAAGTATCAATGAAAACCTCCTTGCATTTTGTTGCTTTTTTATGAATATGATCAATTACATTCTATGGTTAATTTTGAATTATGCTACAAAAATATTTGGGGCTGCAACGGAAATAGTCTATATGGAAAGATTAAGTAACAGCAAAAAATATACAATTAATTATTATAAAAATGTAAAAAATGATAAAAAACAGGCATATATTAACTAATCTTTTTAAATCTATGTTATAATTATATTAAAATACTTATTA from Clostridium pasteurianum BC1 includes:
- a CDS encoding CpsD/CapB family tyrosine-protein kinase, which codes for MLIVKDNPKSPISEAYRTLRTNIQFSSFDNNLDTILVTSSGPSEGKSVTASNLAVAMSEIGKKVLIIDCDLRKPSIHKKFNVSNNKGLSNLLIGQSEFDEVVQKYTENLYVLTSGTVPPNPSEMLESNKMKSFLEEAESKFDFVLIDTPPVIAVADAQILSTMVKGVLLVIASGEAEIAGVKKAKELLDQVKANIIGVVLNKENINSGKKYGYYHYYYGRDKSKKKEELKNSNIGEAIS
- a CDS encoding YveK family protein; translation: MNEENNIDLSQFVYMLNKRKYIIIAITLAAAVIAGIFSYFVASPVYQSKVTVIVGKKNDTGNSTVQYNDVMMYQNLTKTYASIATSKLVQGKAAEKLGNGITGDKLSGSITVTPETGTQILDIIAQGGTPKEALDRVTAVSEAFVENSPSVYNAGEVNIMDKGELPKVPVKPNKKLNIAIAFFLGLMISVGISFLLEYMDSTLKTSEDVKRYLDLPVLGTIPVHDDM
- a CDS encoding phospho-sugar mutase, with the protein product MTFKENYDHWLKSEYIDESTKEELKGIEDEKEIEDRFYRDLEFGTGGLRGVIAAGSNRMNVYTIGKATQGLADYLNKNYRGEISVSIAYDSRNMSKEFSERAAAVLCANGIMVNLFESLRPTPMLSYTVRHLKSKAGIVVTASHNPKQYNGYKVYNEDGGQVTDKAAKEILDCINAISEFKNVKTMDLEKAKESKLLNIIGEEVDKTYIDKVKALTIREELVKSNAKDVKIIYTPIHGSGNVPVRRVLSELGYDNVFVVKEQELPDGNFPTASYPNPEQPSVFELALNLAKEVNPDVIFGTDPDCDRIGVVVKDKQGEYRVLTGNQTGVLLTHYIVSSLKELNKLPRNGAVIKTIVTSEMARKITEDFNIELIDVLTGFKYIGEKIKEFEKTGSNTYLFGFEESYGYLAGTFVRDKDAVIGATLICEMVLYYKNKGLSLYDALMDLYNKYGFYKESLVSLELKGKEGQEKIQRALENLRHSMAPIVDGVKIVKSFDYKLSIEKDILENSEIEIKLPKSNVLKFILEDGSWFVVRPSGTEPKMKVYMAVVGSDLDHADKKMENFNKAVMEIINKACNS
- the galU gene encoding UTP--glucose-1-phosphate uridylyltransferase GalU, which encodes MSKIRKAVIPAAGLGTRFLPATKAQPKEMLPIVDKPTIQYIIEEAVASGIEEILIITGRNKRSIEDHFDKSVELELELENHNKAELLKVVKDITNLANIHFIRQKEPKGLGHAIHCAKSFVGEEPFAVMLGDDVVDAEVPCLKQLINCYDEYKTSILGVQQVEKSQVSKYGIVKNLDIEKGVYKVKDLIEKPNVEEAPSNIAILGRYILMPDIFGVLGKTKPGKGDEIQLTDALKTLLEHQAIYAYEFKGRRYDVGDKFGYLQATVDMALKRDDLRGPFMEYLSNLSKNESWKYSSDENNDQVAATKVEIDKKVEVTK
- a CDS encoding aldose epimerase, translating into MKGNFKMFEVKEYEDKYKIYELIDTESNSYIKVCPERGGIIIGFGINDTEMLYLDKETFYDLNSNIRGGIPILFPLCGQLPDGKYELNGLEYSMKNHGLARINNWEVVDKSTGDNASITIKFESDNNTKKSYPFDFEFILKYSLKGGKLTISHEFKNKSDSTMPMSIGYHPYFDVKDKTNVYYDTNATELLDSNDMKIKLYSRENIDISESVESKLLLDHIGNSFSFNLKDLNRKFTFTYDHYFKYMVVWSVIGKDFICVEPWSAQNSSLYTKKDLININPNEKLTMNLSLEIEI